A single region of the Bacillus cereus genome encodes:
- the thpR gene encoding RNA 2',3'-cyclic phosphodiesterase → MVQHYFVAVTLPRHIKEILSNYKMEMKDELPFRSWVHEEDYHITLSFLGSATEEQLEGIKNGLQTLTEIKELTFTLQGFSTFGLEDEPRIFWAKVSENNDLVQLQKQVHTICEENGFSLETRPYHPHITVARKWVGEKVFDLTNVKGLPVTSFQADTITLYESHVKETPKYRPVAEIKLQK, encoded by the coding sequence ATGGTGCAGCATTATTTTGTCGCAGTAACTTTACCACGTCATATAAAAGAAATTCTTTCTAATTACAAAATGGAAATGAAGGATGAATTACCATTTCGCTCGTGGGTACATGAAGAAGACTATCATATTACCCTTTCATTTTTAGGAAGTGCGACAGAGGAACAATTAGAAGGAATAAAGAATGGATTACAAACACTTACAGAAATCAAAGAACTAACTTTCACATTACAAGGATTTTCAACGTTTGGCCTGGAAGACGAGCCGCGTATTTTTTGGGCGAAGGTAAGTGAGAATAATGATTTGGTTCAGTTGCAAAAACAAGTGCATACAATTTGTGAAGAAAATGGCTTCTCCCTAGAGACGCGCCCTTATCATCCGCATATTACTGTTGCACGTAAATGGGTAGGAGAAAAAGTATTTGATCTGACAAATGTAAAAGGCTTACCTGTAACGTCATTTCAAGCAGATACGATTACTTTGTATGAATCTCACGTGAAGGAAACGCCAAAGTATAGACCGGTTGCTGAAATAAAATTACAAAAATAG
- the pepV gene encoding dipeptidase PepV codes for MSTINWTEEVAKRKDDLIRDTQQFLQIKSVWEEESAKEGAPFGDGVEKALSFMLHKGDADGFASKNLEGYAGHLEMGQGEELVGILCHVDVVPEGDGWTTPAYSADIRDGKIFARGAIDDKGPTMSAYYAMKIVKELGLPLSKRVRMILGTDEESNWKCVDHYFKNEEMPTIGFAPDADFPIINAEKGISDIQVVQNGSEEKEGAFKLISFESGRRLNMVPDYAEAIITGEDVNALTVAYEEYLQTAKKMGKAIVEGNTVTLQIKGISAHGSTPEKGENAGLLLANCLTKVSLDGKGASFASFVTETFTGDIIGEKAGISYKDDISGPLTVNVGRLSYSQENGGNLGLNVRYPVTTNFEEMIAKLKEYVGTHGFEVGDYSNSRPHHVDKDHVLIRTLQRVYEEQTGEKAELLAIGGGTYARSLKAGVAFGPLFPGKEELAHQKDEYIEIEDLLKATAIYAQAIYELAK; via the coding sequence ATGTCAACGATTAATTGGACAGAAGAAGTTGCAAAACGAAAAGATGATTTAATTCGTGATACACAACAATTTTTACAAATTAAAAGTGTATGGGAAGAAGAATCTGCGAAAGAGGGCGCACCATTTGGTGACGGTGTAGAAAAAGCTTTATCTTTCATGTTACATAAAGGAGACGCAGATGGTTTCGCTTCTAAAAATTTAGAAGGGTATGCAGGTCATCTTGAAATGGGACAAGGAGAAGAATTAGTAGGTATCCTTTGTCACGTTGATGTTGTACCAGAAGGAGATGGCTGGACAACTCCTGCGTATAGTGCGGATATTCGCGATGGGAAGATTTTTGCACGCGGTGCGATTGATGATAAAGGGCCGACAATGTCAGCTTATTATGCAATGAAAATTGTAAAAGAATTAGGCTTACCTCTTTCTAAACGTGTTCGTATGATTTTAGGAACAGATGAGGAAAGTAATTGGAAGTGTGTAGATCATTACTTTAAAAATGAAGAAATGCCAACAATCGGTTTTGCACCAGATGCAGATTTTCCAATTATTAATGCGGAAAAAGGAATTTCTGACATACAAGTTGTTCAAAATGGTAGCGAAGAGAAAGAAGGCGCATTTAAGCTGATTTCATTTGAATCAGGTCGTCGTTTGAATATGGTTCCTGATTATGCAGAAGCGATTATTACAGGAGAAGATGTAAATGCACTTACGGTAGCATATGAAGAGTATTTACAAACTGCTAAAAAAATGGGTAAAGCAATTGTAGAAGGAAATACGGTGACGTTACAAATCAAAGGGATTTCAGCTCACGGATCTACTCCGGAAAAGGGAGAAAATGCAGGTTTATTATTGGCAAACTGCTTAACGAAAGTTTCTCTTGATGGAAAAGGGGCTTCGTTTGCATCGTTTGTAACAGAAACATTTACAGGAGATATTATTGGAGAGAAAGCTGGTATTTCTTATAAAGACGATATTAGCGGCCCGTTAACAGTTAATGTTGGTCGCCTGTCTTATTCGCAAGAAAACGGTGGTAATTTAGGATTAAATGTACGCTATCCAGTTACGACTAACTTTGAAGAAATGATTGCAAAGTTAAAAGAATATGTTGGTACTCATGGGTTTGAAGTAGGGGATTACTCTAACTCTCGCCCGCATCACGTTGATAAAGATCATGTATTAATTCGTACTTTGCAACGCGTATATGAAGAACAAACAGGTGAAAAGGCAGAACTATTAGCAATCGGCGGTGGTACTTATGCTCGTTCATTGAAAGCTGGCGTTGCATTTGGCCCGCTATTCCCTGGAAAAGAAGAACTTGCGCATCAAAAAGATGAGTACATTGAAATTGAAGATTTATTAAAAGCAACAGCGATTTATGCTCAGGCGATTTATGAATTAGCAAAGTAA
- a CDS encoding DeoR family transcriptional regulator, translating to MKPTTTRMLTRIKSIYMYINENGTVTTKDLVDEFGITPRTIQRDLNVLQFNELVYSPCRGKWTTTGKKVRMTS from the coding sequence TTGAAACCTACAACTACTCGTATGCTAACACGCATTAAATCGATTTATATGTACATCAATGAAAACGGTACGGTAACAACGAAAGACCTTGTAGATGAGTTCGGGATCACACCGCGAACGATACAACGTGATCTAAATGTGTTGCAGTTTAATGAACTCGTGTATAGCCCTTGCCGCGGCAAGTGGACAACGACAGGAAAGAAAGTGAGAATGACCTCATAA
- a CDS encoding pseudouridine synthase, producing MRLDKLLANMGHGSRKEVKKLLKDGVVKIDGTPVKDPKFHVNVEEQEVMIHGEVVEYKEFVYLMMHKPQGVISATEDDNHETVIDLLELEDAIFDPFPVGRLDIDTEGFLLITNDGKLTHQLLSPKKHVPKKYYAHVSGVVTEEDVKEFAKGVILEDGYETKPGELTILKSDDISEIELVITEGKFHQVKRMFEAVGKKVVYLKRTEMGPLVLDEELELGQYRELTDEEVEMLKAYQVDNEK from the coding sequence ATGAGATTAGATAAATTATTAGCGAACATGGGACACGGAAGTAGAAAAGAAGTAAAGAAATTACTGAAAGACGGCGTTGTGAAAATTGATGGAACGCCAGTGAAAGATCCGAAGTTTCATGTGAATGTAGAAGAACAAGAGGTTATGATTCACGGTGAAGTTGTGGAATATAAAGAGTTTGTTTATTTAATGATGCATAAACCACAAGGTGTTATTTCAGCGACAGAAGACGATAACCACGAAACGGTAATAGATTTATTAGAATTAGAAGATGCGATTTTTGATCCATTCCCTGTTGGGAGACTCGATATTGATACAGAAGGTTTCTTATTGATTACAAATGACGGGAAGTTAACGCATCAACTATTATCTCCGAAAAAGCATGTGCCGAAAAAATACTATGCACACGTTTCAGGAGTTGTAACGGAAGAGGATGTAAAAGAATTCGCTAAAGGTGTTATTTTAGAAGATGGCTATGAAACGAAGCCAGGCGAACTTACAATTCTAAAAAGTGATGATATTTCTGAAATTGAGCTCGTGATTACAGAAGGAAAATTCCATCAAGTGAAGCGTATGTTTGAAGCGGTAGGTAAAAAAGTAGTGTATTTAAAGAGAACAGAGATGGGACCTTTAGTGTTAGATGAAGAGTTAGAACTTGGGCAATATCGTGAATTAACAGATGAAGAAGTAGAAATGTTAAAAGCATATCAAGTAGATAACGAAAAATAA
- a CDS encoding putative polysaccharide biosynthesis protein yields MSDSKFLRGTLIVTLGTFLVKFLGMIYVFPFHALVGTEGGTLYTYGYIPYTIFLSIATAGVPLAVSKFVSKYNALGDYKTSRRMFRSGMVMMIVTGVLSFLVLYMTAPLFAEAMLGKQSLQNKVEEVTTIIRLVSFALIVVPAASLIRGYFQGHQSMGPTTVSQIIEQIIRIVFLLAGSFIVIKVLGGTVATAVGVATFAAFVSAVGALGVLIWYWLKRKKYLDQYLIEQTVPESTVSTAQLFKELFAYAIPYVVIGLTIPLYQQIDTLTFNSIMQAIGQGDIAERALGIFTMWTHKLIMIPVSLATAFSLTLVPAITKSFTEKQYRYLKLQITQTFQANMFLTLPAVIGISTLAYPIYTAFYDSDPLGGQVLMWYAPVALLFALFTVTAAILQGINQQKHAIVALAMGVILKFVCNVIFIRYFGTVGAILATAVGFLVSVWYTNRQIKKHANYSFGVVYKRTFQIAILTLVMVIAVKLSQWLLSFMISPDGRIGALITVAICAGIGGLVYVVLAIRTGVLERVFGGEALEKIQRKLGSRFKIKLKSKGA; encoded by the coding sequence ATGTCCGATTCAAAATTTCTGCGCGGAACGCTTATTGTGACGTTAGGGACATTTTTAGTAAAGTTCTTAGGCATGATTTACGTCTTTCCGTTTCATGCATTAGTAGGCACAGAAGGCGGAACGCTCTATACATATGGATACATTCCATATACGATATTTTTAAGTATTGCAACGGCAGGGGTGCCGCTTGCTGTTTCGAAGTTTGTTTCCAAATATAATGCACTTGGCGATTATAAAACGAGCCGGAGAATGTTCCGCTCGGGAATGGTTATGATGATAGTAACCGGAGTTCTTTCGTTCCTAGTTCTATACATGACCGCACCATTATTTGCAGAAGCAATGCTTGGTAAACAAAGTTTACAAAATAAGGTAGAAGAAGTTACGACGATTATTCGCCTCGTAAGTTTTGCGCTTATTGTTGTGCCGGCAGCAAGTTTGATTCGTGGTTATTTCCAAGGCCACCAATCGATGGGACCGACTACGGTTTCACAAATTATTGAGCAAATTATTCGTATCGTCTTTTTATTAGCGGGTAGTTTCATCGTTATTAAAGTACTTGGCGGTACAGTAGCAACGGCAGTTGGGGTTGCGACATTTGCTGCATTTGTTTCAGCAGTTGGAGCACTTGGCGTATTAATTTGGTACTGGTTAAAACGTAAAAAATATTTGGATCAATATTTAATTGAGCAAACTGTACCAGAATCGACAGTAAGTACCGCTCAATTGTTTAAAGAGTTGTTTGCATATGCAATTCCTTACGTTGTAATTGGATTAACAATTCCTTTATATCAACAAATTGATACATTGACATTTAACTCTATTATGCAGGCGATTGGTCAAGGAGATATCGCAGAGCGAGCACTTGGTATTTTCACGATGTGGACGCATAAATTAATTATGATTCCGGTATCACTTGCAACAGCCTTTAGTTTAACGCTCGTGCCAGCGATTACAAAGTCATTTACTGAAAAACAATACCGCTATTTAAAATTACAAATTACACAAACATTCCAGGCAAATATGTTTTTAACATTGCCAGCAGTTATCGGTATTTCTACACTTGCATATCCAATTTACACTGCTTTCTACGACTCAGATCCACTAGGTGGACAAGTATTAATGTGGTATGCACCAGTTGCGTTGTTATTCGCTTTATTCACAGTAACAGCGGCGATTCTGCAAGGGATTAATCAGCAAAAACATGCGATTGTCGCGCTTGCTATGGGTGTTATTTTGAAATTTGTATGTAACGTAATCTTTATTCGCTATTTCGGTACAGTTGGGGCGATTTTGGCTACTGCAGTCGGCTTCTTAGTTTCTGTATGGTATACGAATAGACAAATCAAAAAACATGCAAACTATTCATTTGGTGTTGTATATAAGAGAACATTCCAAATTGCAATATTAACACTTGTAATGGTTATTGCTGTAAAACTATCACAATGGCTTCTATCCTTCATGATTTCGCCTGATGGCCGTATTGGTGCTCTTATTACAGTTGCGATTTGTGCAGGTATTGGTGGACTTGTTTACGTAGTATTAGCGATTCGCACAGGAGTACTAGAAAGAGTATTTGGCGGAGAAGCTTTAGAGAAAATCCAGCGTAAACTTGGTAGTCGATTCAAAATAAAGTTGAAATCAAAAGGGGCGTAA
- a CDS encoding NAD(P)/FAD-dependent oxidoreductase: MHYDVIVIGGGPSGLMAAIGAAEEGASVLLLDKGNKLGRKLAISGGGRCNVTNRLPLDEIVKHIPGNGRFLYSAFSIFSNEDIITFFENLGVKLKEEDHGRMFPVSNKAQSVVDALLTRLKDLGVKIRTNTPVETIEYENGQTKAVVLQTGEVLETNHVVIAVGGKSVPQTGSTGDGYAWAEKAGHTITELFPTEVPILSNEPFIRDRSLQGLALRDVNLSVLNPKGKVVISHKMDMLFTHFGLSGPAALRCSQFVVKTLKKFKTNTVQMSIDALPEENSEQLFQRMLKQMKEDPKKGIKNVLKGYVPERYFLFLLEKNEIDGSEQAGQISHEKIRALVKDFKEFTVNVNGTQSIEKAFVTGGGVSVKEINPKEMSSKFTNGLYFCGEVLDIHGYTGGYNITSALVTGRIAGTTAGENAKMQY; encoded by the coding sequence ATGCATTATGATGTTATTGTCATCGGCGGCGGTCCTTCAGGGCTAATGGCTGCAATCGGTGCTGCTGAAGAAGGCGCAAGCGTCTTACTTCTTGATAAAGGAAATAAACTTGGACGTAAACTTGCGATTTCTGGTGGTGGCCGTTGTAACGTAACGAACCGTCTACCACTTGATGAAATCGTTAAACATATACCTGGAAATGGTCGCTTCTTATACAGTGCTTTTTCTATTTTCAGTAATGAAGATATTATTACATTCTTCGAAAATCTCGGTGTAAAACTGAAAGAAGAGGATCATGGCCGCATGTTCCCCGTATCAAATAAAGCGCAATCTGTTGTAGATGCACTTTTAACACGATTAAAAGACTTAGGTGTAAAAATACGCACGAATACGCCTGTTGAAACGATTGAATACGAAAACGGTCAAACGAAAGCCGTTGTATTACAAACAGGTGAAGTGTTAGAAACGAATCACGTCGTTATCGCTGTTGGCGGAAAATCTGTTCCTCAAACTGGTTCTACTGGAGACGGATACGCTTGGGCTGAAAAAGCTGGTCATACAATTACAGAACTTTTCCCAACAGAAGTACCAATTCTTTCAAACGAACCATTTATTCGTGACCGTTCATTACAAGGTCTTGCTTTACGAGATGTAAACTTAAGCGTATTAAACCCGAAAGGAAAAGTTGTCATTTCTCATAAAATGGACATGCTCTTCACTCATTTTGGCTTATCTGGTCCTGCCGCTCTTCGTTGTAGCCAATTCGTTGTAAAAACGTTGAAAAAATTTAAAACGAATACAGTTCAAATGAGTATCGATGCATTGCCAGAAGAAAATAGTGAACAACTATTCCAGCGCATGCTGAAACAAATGAAAGAAGATCCGAAAAAAGGAATTAAAAACGTATTAAAAGGTTATGTGCCTGAACGTTACTTCCTATTCTTATTAGAAAAAAATGAAATTGATGGCAGCGAACAAGCTGGACAAATTTCTCATGAGAAGATTCGTGCACTTGTGAAAGACTTTAAAGAATTTACTGTGAATGTAAATGGTACGCAGTCAATTGAAAAAGCATTCGTTACTGGCGGCGGTGTATCCGTTAAAGAAATTAACCCGAAAGAAATGTCTTCTAAATTCACGAATGGCTTATATTTCTGCGGAGAAGTTCTTGATATTCACGGTTATACTGGTGGCTATAACATTACATCTGCTCTCGTTACTGGTAGAATTGCCGGAACAACAGCTGGAGAAAACGCAAAAATGCAGTATTAA
- a CDS encoding MDR family MFS transporter, producing MRKKVMMSLMLMTFLSAVEGTIVSTAIPRITSDLSGVELVSWVYAIYMLATAVSTPIYGKLADLFGRKKVLLIGATIFLIGSALCGVVTSMEQLIFFRALQGIGAGAVMPITMTIIGDLYSEARDRAKAQGWMSAVWGVSGVIGPLVGGFLVDSLSWRYIFFLNVPFGIVACIMFAISYKESVKSAAKQHIDYLGATVFSLSTIALLYALLTGSSKQNWGDISIIGLLIFAAVSFIIFLYIEKKSPEPLIPLALFSNRTLSTINILTLIAGAMIISITVYLPIWSQGVLGKNATEAGLILMPIPVMWTFGAMFSGNLVGKLQTKQIILLGASILSVATFLLFTLSTDSPSFLIYVAVGLFGLGMGLVTPIYMVTIQAAVPAHTRGTAVGLNTFINTFSQTLGAAIFGTIFNTMIHARGIKNLDLVSSGGHGGATANVATESQSALASSVHVIYMSTFVLAVFTLIIAWLLLKPAKQTSEQ from the coding sequence ATGAGAAAAAAAGTCATGATGTCTTTAATGCTAATGACGTTTCTTTCTGCGGTAGAAGGAACGATTGTTAGTACAGCGATCCCTCGTATAACGAGTGATTTGTCAGGCGTCGAACTTGTTAGTTGGGTGTATGCAATCTATATGCTTGCAACAGCTGTTTCGACTCCAATATACGGAAAACTAGCTGATTTATTCGGCCGTAAAAAAGTTCTGCTCATCGGAGCAACAATCTTCTTAATCGGTTCTGCACTTTGCGGAGTCGTTACATCAATGGAACAATTAATCTTCTTCCGAGCCCTTCAAGGTATAGGGGCTGGTGCTGTTATGCCGATCACAATGACGATTATTGGGGACTTATATAGCGAAGCGAGAGACCGCGCGAAAGCACAGGGCTGGATGAGTGCCGTTTGGGGTGTATCTGGTGTTATCGGGCCGTTAGTAGGTGGATTTTTAGTTGATTCTCTTTCTTGGCGCTATATTTTCTTCTTAAACGTTCCTTTTGGAATTGTCGCTTGCATAATGTTTGCCATTTCTTATAAGGAATCTGTTAAGTCTGCCGCCAAGCAACATATCGACTACCTTGGTGCAACAGTCTTCTCATTAAGTACAATCGCTCTGCTATACGCATTATTAACAGGTAGCAGTAAGCAAAACTGGGGAGACATTTCAATTATCGGCCTATTAATCTTTGCCGCTGTTTCATTCATTATTTTCTTATACATCGAGAAAAAATCTCCGGAACCATTAATTCCGCTAGCACTTTTCTCTAACCGTACACTATCTACTATAAACATACTAACACTTATTGCTGGCGCAATGATTATTAGTATTACAGTGTATCTTCCAATTTGGAGCCAAGGTGTTTTAGGAAAAAACGCGACAGAAGCTGGACTCATTTTAATGCCGATTCCTGTTATGTGGACATTCGGTGCTATGTTCTCCGGTAACTTAGTTGGCAAGTTACAAACGAAACAAATTATTTTACTTGGAGCTAGCATTTTATCAGTTGCTACTTTCTTATTATTTACATTATCAACAGATTCACCATCGTTCCTTATCTATGTTGCAGTCGGATTATTCGGCTTAGGAATGGGACTTGTTACACCAATTTACATGGTCACAATTCAAGCAGCTGTACCGGCTCATACGCGCGGAACAGCCGTTGGTTTAAACACATTTATTAATACATTTAGTCAAACACTAGGCGCTGCAATCTTCGGAACAATCTTCAATACGATGATTCACGCGCGTGGTATTAAAAATCTTGATCTCGTATCTTCTGGCGGACACGGCGGAGCTACAGCAAACGTAGCAACCGAATCACAATCCGCATTAGCATCAAGTGTACACGTCATTTATATGAGCACTTTCGTATTAGCAGTATTCACATTAATTATCGCTTGGCTCTTATTAAAGCCAGCTAAACAAACAAGTGAGCAGTAA
- a CDS encoding ArsR/SmtB family transcription factor, which yields MSSSAAKYDVFQAIADPTRREVIRLLSNKELPISKITDHFPMSRTAVVKHLHILSEANLVSGRKSGREKIYRLHPEPLEELQQWLSYYERFWDNKLSMLKHIVENEE from the coding sequence ATGTCTTCGTCAGCAGCGAAATATGATGTATTTCAAGCAATTGCTGATCCAACCCGCCGAGAAGTAATACGGTTATTAAGTAATAAAGAGTTACCGATTTCCAAAATAACGGATCATTTTCCGATGAGCCGTACTGCAGTTGTAAAGCACCTTCATATTCTTTCGGAAGCGAATTTAGTGAGTGGAAGAAAGAGTGGAAGAGAGAAGATATATCGTTTGCATCCAGAACCATTAGAAGAATTACAGCAGTGGCTCTCATACTATGAACGATTTTGGGATAATAAATTGTCCATGCTTAAACATATTGTGGAGAATGAAGAGTAA
- a CDS encoding SRPBCC family protein: MEQQNTLTDIKQTIVFNASIQKVWNVVSTAEGIASWFMPNDFELEVGHEFHVQSPFGPSPCKVLEIDEPNHLSFSWDTDGWVVSFNLKDLGDNKTEFTLIHGGWKHPDEILPKPNAKSSIIHERMSGGWVAIVNEKLKKVVEG, translated from the coding sequence ATGGAACAACAAAATACATTAACTGATATTAAACAAACGATCGTTTTTAACGCGTCTATTCAAAAAGTATGGAATGTAGTATCAACTGCAGAAGGGATTGCGTCATGGTTTATGCCAAATGATTTCGAATTAGAGGTAGGACATGAATTTCATGTGCAATCACCATTTGGGCCATCACCATGTAAAGTGTTAGAAATTGATGAGCCAAACCATCTATCTTTCTCATGGGATACAGATGGCTGGGTTGTTTCATTTAACCTGAAAGATCTAGGAGATAATAAAACAGAATTTACGTTAATTCACGGCGGCTGGAAACATCCTGATGAAATCCTTCCAAAACCAAATGCGAAGAGCTCTATTATTCACGAAAGAATGAGCGGCGGCTGGGTAGCGATTGTAAATGAAAAACTGAAAAAGGTTGTTGAAGGTTAA
- a CDS encoding DUF3973 domain-containing protein, which yields MFYCINCSDIHHEKHPNDKIFKNGFYIDPFLGDRYHLGMCKDAQKHETEELLLKTNKIGTAQSIMNGLPTHVVPT from the coding sequence ATGTTCTATTGCATTAACTGTTCTGACATTCACCATGAAAAACATCCAAATGATAAAATATTCAAAAACGGTTTTTATATTGATCCATTTTTAGGTGATCGTTATCACCTCGGTATGTGTAAAGATGCCCAAAAACATGAAACAGAAGAACTTCTTTTAAAGACGAATAAGATAGGTACAGCACAATCTATTATGAACGGATTACCAACACATGTTGTCCCAACATAA
- a CDS encoding sporulation protein Cse60, translating to MIRVKVFDESHEKDLEDAVNVFLKKIDDGNFLDIKYQVGVSINDDENQIYCFSAMIVYKA from the coding sequence ATGATTCGTGTGAAAGTATTTGATGAAAGTCATGAAAAAGACTTAGAAGATGCTGTAAATGTATTTTTGAAAAAAATTGATGATGGAAATTTTTTAGATATAAAGTATCAAGTTGGTGTTTCGATTAATGATGATGAAAATCAAATTTATTGTTTTTCAGCGATGATTGTTTATAAAGCATAA
- a CDS encoding DUF2553 family protein — MGRTIKIDITNKVVAKFRPNYLELYTSKFMIGKFYVYTEGKQYVLEDGYIYEEGKFYRIIDTHRGNNQAAEGCDLGWC; from the coding sequence GTGGGGCGCACAATTAAAATTGATATTACAAATAAAGTTGTAGCTAAATTTAGACCAAATTATTTGGAATTATATACGAGTAAATTTATGATAGGTAAGTTTTATGTCTATACTGAAGGTAAACAATATGTGTTAGAAGACGGATATATATACGAAGAAGGAAAGTTTTATCGCATCATAGATACGCACCGTGGCAATAATCAAGCGGCGGAGGGCTGCGATCTAGGATGGTGTTAA
- a CDS encoding CarD family transcriptional regulator produces MEVDDLFQIGDKIVYPMHGAGIIEAIEEKEILGTTRQYCVIRIINKDMQVMLPMDQLQKSGIRYIVDKGTLDGILLEFHHGESDPSLSWKQRYTMNMEKMKNGNLQDSAEVVRDLLRRNKERALNASEKQMLDNARKMVISEVALVQNVSEHQATEFLQDTINH; encoded by the coding sequence ATGGAGGTGGATGATTTGTTTCAAATTGGTGATAAAATCGTTTATCCAATGCACGGTGCAGGAATCATCGAAGCAATTGAAGAGAAAGAAATATTAGGTACTACGCGGCAATATTGTGTTATACGCATCATTAATAAAGATATGCAAGTAATGCTTCCGATGGATCAATTACAAAAATCAGGTATACGTTATATCGTCGATAAAGGTACGTTAGATGGTATACTTCTTGAATTTCATCATGGGGAATCAGACCCCTCACTTTCCTGGAAACAAAGATATACAATGAATATGGAAAAAATGAAGAACGGCAATCTTCAAGATAGTGCAGAAGTTGTTCGTGATTTACTTCGTCGCAATAAAGAAAGAGCATTAAATGCGAGCGAAAAACAAATGCTAGATAATGCGCGCAAAATGGTTATTAGCGAAGTTGCGCTCGTACAGAATGTTTCAGAACATCAAGCAACAGAATTTCTTCAAGATACAATCAATCATTAA
- a CDS encoding glucose 1-dehydrogenase — translation MYSDLEGKVVVITGSATGLGRAMGVRFAKEKAKVVINYRSRESEANDVLEEIKRVGGEAIAVKGDVTAEADVVNLIQSAVKEFGTLDVMINNAGIENAVPSHEMPLEDWNKVINTNLTGAFLGSREAIKYFVEHDIKGSVINMSSVHEKIPWPLFVHYAASKGGIKLMTETLALEYAPKGIRVNNIGPGAINTPINAEKFADPKQRADVESMIPMGYIGKSEEIAAVATWLASSEASYVTGITLFADGGMTLYPSFQAGRG, via the coding sequence ATGTATAGTGATTTAGAAGGGAAAGTCGTCGTTATTACAGGATCAGCAACTGGTTTAGGTAGAGCGATGGGAGTACGATTTGCTAAGGAGAAAGCGAAAGTGGTTATTAACTATCGCTCACGAGAGTCAGAAGCGAATGATGTGTTAGAAGAAATTAAAAGAGTAGGCGGAGAAGCGATTGCTGTAAAAGGTGATGTGACGGCAGAGGCAGATGTTGTGAATCTCATTCAATCTGCTGTGAAAGAGTTTGGTACGCTCGACGTTATGATTAATAATGCAGGGATAGAAAACGCGGTACCGTCGCATGAAATGCCGTTAGAAGATTGGAATAAAGTAATCAATACAAATTTAACAGGCGCTTTTTTAGGAAGTCGTGAAGCGATTAAATATTTTGTGGAACACGACATTAAAGGATCTGTCATTAATATGTCTAGTGTTCATGAGAAAATTCCGTGGCCACTATTCGTGCACTATGCAGCAAGTAAGGGCGGTATTAAACTTATGACAGAAACGTTAGCGTTAGAATATGCGCCAAAAGGTATTCGAGTAAATAATATTGGGCCAGGTGCAATTAATACGCCGATTAATGCCGAAAAGTTTGCTGATCCAAAGCAGCGTGCTGACGTAGAAAGTATGATACCAATGGGCTACATTGGAAAATCTGAAGAAATCGCAGCAGTAGCAACTTGGCTCGCTTCATCAGAGGCAAGTTACGTAACTGGAATTACGTTATTTGCAGATGGTGGAATGACTTTATACCCATCGTTCCAAGCTGGGCGTGGATAA